A single genomic interval of Agromyces cerinus harbors:
- a CDS encoding 2'-5' RNA ligase family protein encodes MTRFVIVLPLSPLTAAESFTVADWPLHVTLVEPFATDRPSEVVAAALGRVARDASAITSTAGEPAMFGRRHDVPVTLIRDGGEISALRGEALSALAAAEVETGHLRTEFRPHVTVKRHGRLERGDRVLLRQLALIDMRPPSGSHHRRVLGVWPLGAASVTRVVPPPD; translated from the coding sequence ATGACGCGCTTCGTCATCGTGCTGCCGCTCTCGCCGCTCACCGCCGCCGAGTCGTTCACGGTGGCCGACTGGCCGCTGCACGTCACGCTCGTGGAGCCGTTCGCCACCGACCGGCCGAGCGAGGTCGTCGCGGCGGCGCTCGGCAGGGTGGCCCGCGATGCGTCGGCGATCACCAGCACCGCGGGTGAGCCCGCCATGTTCGGCCGTCGCCATGACGTGCCGGTGACCCTCATCAGAGACGGCGGCGAGATCTCCGCGCTCCGAGGCGAGGCGCTCTCCGCTCTCGCCGCCGCCGAGGTCGAGACCGGGCACCTTCGCACCGAATTCCGTCCGCACGTCACCGTGAAGCGCCACGGCCGGCTGGAGCGCGGCGACCGCGTGCTGCTCCGCCAGCTCGCCCTCATCGACATGCGGCCGCCATCGGGCTCGCATCACCGCCGCGTGCTCGGCGTGTGGCCACTCGGCGCGGCATCCGTCACTCGAGTGGTGCCGCCACCCGACTGA
- a CDS encoding ABC transporter ATP-binding protein → MSDTPTRRSPFSRRGETTGPRATFRQLLPFIFEHRPVLIWVAILSVVGALASLAQPLLVAQVIQVVESGAALGGIVWALVALVIISGVITGYQHYLLQRTGEGVVLSSRKRLIGKLLRLPIAEFDTRRTGDLVSRVGSDTTMLRAVLTQGLVEAIGGTVTFIGALIAMLVIDPVLLGLTVLVIAVAITTVTLLSRHVREASHQAQAKVGDVAASVERAIGAVRTIRAAGATEREILDVEAHAEGAWQMGVKVAKISALIVPVAGIAMQVSFLVVLGVGGFRVASGALTVADLVAFILFLFMMIMPLGLFFGAITSVNQALGALGRIQEILDLPDEDAHDRELAPLALMVGEANEGVLPGAPAIAFDDVSFAYAATRQDPADPANESVDEHLPEPDVTDRQPVLRGVSFQVPRGQRIALVGPSGAGKSTILALIERFYDPSVGTVRMGGLDLRSLDRTELRAQIGYVEQDAPVLAGSLRDNLKLGSPDASDAACEQVLRAVNLGGVLDRDPAGLDAAVGDDGIMLSGGERQRLAIARALLAAPPILLLDESTSSLDGVNERMMRDAVDAVSEGRTLVVIAHRLSTVIDSDRIIVLDEGRVIGEGTHAELVAAVPLYRDLAAHQLLV, encoded by the coding sequence ATGAGCGACACCCCCACCCGACGATCCCCCTTCTCGCGGCGCGGTGAGACCACCGGCCCGCGTGCCACCTTCCGGCAACTGCTGCCATTCATCTTCGAGCACCGGCCGGTGCTCATCTGGGTCGCGATCCTCTCCGTCGTCGGCGCGCTCGCGAGCCTCGCCCAGCCGCTGCTCGTCGCCCAGGTCATCCAGGTCGTCGAGTCCGGCGCCGCGCTCGGCGGCATCGTCTGGGCACTCGTCGCCCTCGTCATCATCAGCGGCGTGATCACGGGCTACCAGCACTACCTGCTGCAGCGCACCGGTGAGGGCGTCGTGCTGTCGAGCCGCAAGCGCCTCATCGGCAAGCTGCTGCGGCTGCCGATCGCCGAGTTCGACACCCGCCGCACGGGCGACCTCGTCTCGCGCGTCGGCAGCGATACGACGATGCTGCGCGCCGTGCTCACCCAAGGCCTCGTCGAGGCGATCGGCGGCACCGTCACGTTCATCGGCGCGCTCATCGCGATGCTCGTCATCGACCCCGTGCTGCTCGGCCTCACCGTGCTCGTCATCGCCGTCGCCATCACGACCGTCACGCTGCTGTCGAGGCACGTGCGCGAGGCGTCGCACCAGGCGCAGGCGAAGGTCGGCGACGTCGCGGCATCCGTCGAACGCGCCATCGGGGCCGTGCGCACCATCCGTGCCGCCGGGGCGACCGAGCGCGAGATCCTCGATGTCGAGGCCCACGCCGAGGGCGCTTGGCAGATGGGCGTGAAGGTCGCGAAGATCTCCGCGCTCATCGTGCCGGTCGCCGGCATCGCGATGCAGGTCTCATTCCTCGTCGTGCTCGGCGTCGGCGGTTTCCGCGTGGCATCCGGTGCCCTCACGGTCGCGGACCTCGTCGCGTTCATCCTGTTCCTGTTCATGATGATCATGCCGCTCGGCCTGTTCTTCGGTGCGATCACCTCGGTGAACCAGGCCCTCGGGGCCCTGGGCCGCATCCAGGAGATCCTCGACCTGCCGGATGAGGACGCGCACGACCGCGAACTCGCCCCGCTCGCCCTCATGGTCGGCGAGGCGAACGAGGGTGTGCTGCCCGGCGCCCCGGCGATCGCCTTCGACGACGTCTCCTTCGCCTACGCGGCGACGCGTCAGGACCCGGCCGACCCGGCGAACGAGTCCGTCGACGAGCACCTGCCCGAGCCCGACGTCACCGACCGCCAGCCGGTGCTGCGCGGCGTCTCGTTCCAGGTGCCCCGCGGCCAGCGCATCGCGCTCGTCGGACCCTCCGGCGCGGGCAAGTCGACGATCCTGGCGCTCATCGAACGGTTCTACGACCCCTCGGTCGGCACGGTGCGCATGGGCGGCCTCGACCTGCGTTCGCTCGACCGCACCGAGCTCCGGGCGCAGATCGGCTACGTCGAACAGGATGCCCCGGTGCTGGCCGGGAGCCTGCGCGACAACCTCAAGCTCGGCAGCCCCGACGCGAGCGACGCGGCGTGCGAGCAGGTGCTGCGCGCCGTGAACCTCGGCGGCGTGCTCGACCGCGACCCTGCGGGCCTCGACGCCGCGGTGGGCGATGACGGCATCATGCTGTCGGGCGGCGAGCGCCAGCGTCTCGCGATCGCCCGCGCACTGCTCGCGGCTCCCCCGATCCTGCTGCTCGACGAGTCGACCTCCTCGCTCGACGGGGTCAACGAGCGCATGATGCGCGATGCCGTCGACGCCGTCTCCGAGGGGCGCACGCTCGTCGTGATCGCGCACCGGCTCTCGACGGTCATCGACTCCGACCGCATCATCGTGCTCGACGAGGGCCGTGTGATCGGCGAGGGCACGCATGCCGAGCTCGTGGCGGCCGTGCCGCTCTACCGCGACCTGGCGGCGCACCAGCTGCTCGTCTGA